A window of Aequoribacter fuscus genomic DNA:
GCTTTGTCGCAATCCCAACCGCTTGGGCAAACGATCCAAGCGGCGCCGCGGCATTTAACCAGCTCGGACAAACACTACCGACGCCCAACGTCTATCGCACGGCTTCGGGCGCCCCGGGCGAGCGCTACTGGCAACAAGAGGCTGACTATGTCATTAACGCGACTTTGGACGAGACTCAACGCCGAATCACTGCAAATTCTAAAATTCACTACACCAACCACTCGCCCGACACATTGCGCTACTTATGGCTGCAAATGGATCAGAACCGTTTCAAGAATGACTCACTGGACCGCCGGTCGCGCACCGTAACAGGCGAGGATCGCGTGAGCTACTCGGATTTGCGCCTGCAGCAAAGCTCAGCTGATACCGAACACGGCTATCAGGATGTCGCCGTTCTGAACGCCAAAGGCCAAGCTCTGCCATTCACCATCGTTGACACCATGATGCGCATCGACCTCCCGCAGCCTCTCAACTCGGGAGAATCCATTGACTTTGAGATTCAGTGGGCCTTTAACATCATCAATGAAGAGGCCCTAGGCGGTCGCGGCGGCTACGAATATTTCGAGAAAAACGATACCGAGCTCTTCTTTTTAGCGCAGTGGTTTCCGCGCATGGCCGCATACAGTGACTATGATGGCTGGCACAATAAAGCATTTTTGGGTCGCGGTGAATTCACGCTCGAATTCGGCGACTACGAGGTCTACCTGACCGTACCCAACAACCATATCGTATCGGCGACCGGCGAGCTGCAAAACCCCAAACAAGTATTGACCAAAACTCAACAGCAGCGCCTAGCACAGGCGTCTAGCGACAAACCGCGATTCATTGTGACGCCCGAAGAAGCCAAAACCAACGAGCAAACTGCGGCAACCGGCACCAAGACTTGGCATTTTAAAGCCGACAGGGTGCGCGATTTTGCCTGGGCCAGTTCCAGCAAATTCATTTGGGATGCAATGATCCACGAGCAACCCGAGGCAGAGCAAAAGCAAGTGCTCGCAATGTCGTTCTACCCGAACGAAGCAGAGCCCATTTGGTCACACTATTCGACTCACGCGGTCGTCCACACGATGGAAGTGTACAACCGCTTTTCGTTTGCGTATCCCTACCCCACTGCTCAATCAGTCAACACGTGGGAACGTGGCGGGATGGAATATCCCATGATCACCTTCAATGGTTATCGACCTGAGCCCTGGGAAAAAGCAAAAAGCGCAACCACAAAGTGGGATGATGACAGCATCACAGAACCACCTATTACCTACTCGCGCCGCGTCAAATACGGTTTGATTGGTGTCATCATCCACGAAATTGGGCACATTTACTTCCCGATGATCGTGAACTCCGACGAACGCCAATGGACCTGGATGGACGAAGGATTGAATAGCTTTTTAGAATATGTTGCTGAACTTGAATGGGAAGAAAACTACCCAGCCTACCGTGACGACGCCAACATTCTGGATTACATCCCAGCTTACATGACGTCGGCGAATCAGGTTCCAATCATGACTCAGTCTGACTCGATTTTACAGTTTGGACCAAATGCTTACAGCAAGCCCGCTGCAGCCTTAACCGTGTTGCGCGAGACAGTCATGGGCAGAGAACTGTTCGATTTCGCATTTAAGGAATACGCGCAGCGCTGGAAGTTCAAGCGCCCCACGCCGGCCGACTTTTTCCGAACCATGGAAGACGCTTCCGGTATTGATTTAGATTGGTTCTGGCGCGCGTGGTTCTACACCACGGATCATGTCGATATCGCGATCAGTGACATCCGCTCTTATCAACTCAAAACCGGCAACCCTGAGATTGATTTCCCCTTAGATCGTGCCGAGACTCAGCGCGACAAACCCGCACCCATTAGCGAACAATTTAATCGTGAGCAAGGTATTACTTTGCGCATAGATCGCTACCCAGAGCTCAACGACTTCTATAACGAGAACGATCGATTCACAGTGTCCAATAAAGATCGTAACGATTATAAAAAAGATCGCGACAAGCTAGAACCTTGGCAGCAGCGCGCCCTCGATCGCGCAATTTCAGAAAACAAACACTATTACTTTGTCGATTTCGAGAACATCGGCGGCATTCCCTCGCCCTTGCTATTAGATTTTCACTACGCCGACGGCGACAGCAAACGCGTGGTGCTCCCCCCAGAGATCTGGCGCCGCAACAACCATAAAGTGACCCACGTATTCGTAGAGGACAAACCGCTGGAATATATCGAGCACGATCGCGAGCACCGTACCGCCGACGCAGATTATCGCAACAATCGCTTTCCGCCCATCGTGCACCAATCGCGCCTTGAAGCCTACAAATCTAAATCGACAACACGTAACTTAATGGCGGATATGCTCGAAAAGCTCAAAAAAGAAGATAAAGACCAGCCCGAAGAATCGGCGGCGGTTGAACTGAGCGACGAAGGCAACTAACACGTGAGAATACTATTGAGTATCCTGCTTTGCGCCACAACACTCGTGGCGCACGCTCACCGGCAACATCATGTCTGGACCGAGGTCGAACGCAACCCGAATACGGGACTTGTTGAGATTTCGCACCGTATGCACATGCAAGACGCACTATCGGTGCTGCAACTCGCAGGAGAGGATAAAACCTCTTTACCGGTTGAGTCGGTCGAGGCTTTGGCCGAGATTGCTTTATACGTAGACCGACGGTTTGCCGTGTGGCCGCGCTGTCAAGACACGAAAGTTCAGAGCCTAGAGCTGGTAGGCGCGGGCATCGATGATGATTTTATCTACGTGTTCCAAGAAATGCAGTTAACCGGGCAGTTACACGAACTGGTTTTCACCAGCACCTTACTTCAAGACATAGAGCCCTATGCCGCATCTTTTGTGAATTTGCTAACGCCTGCCGGTCAATTCACCTATCAGTTTGCGCAAGAATCACCGAACCAACAGCCCGAAGTTGTTCATTGCGTCAACACACAGTTGACGCATTGACTCACGCTATCGCCTTCTTAGTTCACCCAAATTGGTGAACTGTAGGCGCGTTCTTGAATCGTTTTGGCAAAGCGCTCAGGCAGTTCTTCTTGCAGGGCAACAGCATCGAGCAAAGAATGTCGCGGGGTTGCCGCTTCCAGAACCCGCACGTAGTAGACCGCCGACTGCCCGGGGATGTAATCAGGGTCTTGCCACAAGACCCTGAGCTCAGAGGCACCCTGCGAGCGGTCGTACTCAGCTGTGTTTAAATTCACTGTGTTTGGTAGAGGCTCAAACCGTCCATCGTCGAGACGCGCACGATCCTCGCCCCCAGCCAAATCGTAGATACGGTCTTCAGCTTCGCCTTTGTCATTTACAAAACCCTTGATCATTTGGATTCGATCAAGTCCTGCGCTCATAACGTCACGCGAGGCATGAATCATGAACCTAGGCGCCTCATCCGTTAATGTCAGCGCACCACCCATTGGTACGCCACGCGCATACCCTCTAGCCACCATATCGCTTGCCTCTAAGTCTGCACCTTCAAAGTCAGTGCCAGCAAATACGCGCAAGCCAATTCGAGTGCCCGTTGTCGCATAAACCTCTTTGCGCTTGAACGCAGCGACAATGGCCTCGCGGGTGTTCTCTTCCGCCCAGACAGCGGCCACACCTGAAGCAGCCATGTCCCAACCAACCCGTCCGGCGCGCTCAAGCATTTTGCGCTCGGGCGTGGAATCGGTCACTTGCTTACCGTGGAAGTTGTTTTCTTCTGAACTTGAAAGTGCCGTATGCGAATCGGTCGAACCAATCATGCCAAATGCGAAGGGGTTGACCCCCAATTCTTGCTTTAATTTTAACCCGTTCAACAGAGCAGGACGTGCGTAATTGCCGCTCAAATCGGCCTGTTGTTCCGACTGAAGCCCACCAATCAAAAATTCATACGTCTCAAAATTGGCAAATTCGTCGTTGGGAGAAATCATCGGGTGCGTTTCTGAGTCACCTTTAGTTTGTGTTACCTCAGCAACGGTCTCCCAGCGCGCACGCTGCATCGCGTACTCGGGTGTCATTGGCGAACCATCAAATTGGGTCAGCTCAAAGCTACGCCCCTTCGATAAATTCATGTTGTGGGGAATAGACACAAACTCCGCCCCTACCTTGGGTTGAGTCTCGTCTAGCCAAGCCCAGAGGTCTTCGGGGTTCATACTATCGGTCGAGCTGAAAGGTAAGAACTGCTCTGCTCGAGAAGCATCACCATCCATAAACACAATGCGATGCAAATTTGCCCCACCGGGTAGCGACGACCATTCCCAACCGATAATGGCGCTAAATATACCCGGCTGATTATAGCGATCGGCAATTTCCGCTGTTTGACGCCAAGGTGTACGGCGAATGCTCTCGCTTTGCAGCTCATCGACCATAGCAGATTCCCCCGCTGCGGCCCCGTGAACGAGCATACTAAATACTTCAGCCCCTTTACCCTCTTTCATCTTGGCAAGCGCAAATTGGCCAAACTCGGTCGCACTAACCTCGGGATCTCCCTGCGACAAGCGCAAGGGGATCGAAGTAAGCTCTGCGTGGTCTGAGACCACCAAAAAATCGAGGGGGCGATGGCGCTGCACGCGTGCTTTGTAAAACGGATGAATAACAGGCAAGCCCATAGCATACCGATAGGCTGTCTCTGGATCGGTGCTACGGTTTTGAAACAGGAAGGCATCAAACGAATAGGCGGTATGAAGGTGAGTGTCGCCCCACAATAAGGTGCGTTGTTTCTCATCTTGGGCAAGAGCACCCAACGGAATATTGGAACAAAGAGCGGCCATCACGGCAGCATAGATAAAGGGGGTACGCATCTAATTATCATCCTTCGTATTCTTATTAAAAGTATAGGTCAGCGAACAGGCCCTGCCTATGGTCTGAATAAGGTCTGATGCGGACATTACAAGCAAATAGACTAATTCAAACACTTTCGCTCTACCGAACTCTCGGGCAATCTCATTTGATGCACTCAATAAGGTGGCGACCCCCAACTCAGCGCAAGAGAATATGCAAGGTGCTCGCACCAAGAAAATAGAATCTGGCGTTTAAGCTCAGCAACAGCAAGCGTATAATCGCGTATTTGGACTTAGAGACGGTCTATGCAGTTTTCTGAATTTGGCAAAAAGTTTACCGGCCAATCAGGCATCGTCGAGTTAATGGAAGACTTGGGTGAAGCACTGACCATTAATCCCGACATGATTTTCATGGGTGGCGGAAATCCGGCGCGCATTCCCGCTGCCGAAGCCCTATTTCAGTCACACTTCAAGAAAATAGTCGCTGATCCTGTTGAATTCAATCGCCTCATCGGTATCTATCAGTCCCCCAAAGGTGATCCGAGTTTTTGCCAA
This region includes:
- a CDS encoding M1 family metallopeptidase — encoded protein: MSFILSFVAIPTAWANDPSGAAAFNQLGQTLPTPNVYRTASGAPGERYWQQEADYVINATLDETQRRITANSKIHYTNHSPDTLRYLWLQMDQNRFKNDSLDRRSRTVTGEDRVSYSDLRLQQSSADTEHGYQDVAVLNAKGQALPFTIVDTMMRIDLPQPLNSGESIDFEIQWAFNIINEEALGGRGGYEYFEKNDTELFFLAQWFPRMAAYSDYDGWHNKAFLGRGEFTLEFGDYEVYLTVPNNHIVSATGELQNPKQVLTKTQQQRLAQASSDKPRFIVTPEEAKTNEQTAATGTKTWHFKADRVRDFAWASSSKFIWDAMIHEQPEAEQKQVLAMSFYPNEAEPIWSHYSTHAVVHTMEVYNRFSFAYPYPTAQSVNTWERGGMEYPMITFNGYRPEPWEKAKSATTKWDDDSITEPPITYSRRVKYGLIGVIIHEIGHIYFPMIVNSDERQWTWMDEGLNSFLEYVAELEWEENYPAYRDDANILDYIPAYMTSANQVPIMTQSDSILQFGPNAYSKPAAALTVLRETVMGRELFDFAFKEYAQRWKFKRPTPADFFRTMEDASGIDLDWFWRAWFYTTDHVDIAISDIRSYQLKTGNPEIDFPLDRAETQRDKPAPISEQFNREQGITLRIDRYPELNDFYNENDRFTVSNKDRNDYKKDRDKLEPWQQRALDRAISENKHYYFVDFENIGGIPSPLLLDFHYADGDSKRVVLPPEIWRRNNHKVTHVFVEDKPLEYIEHDREHRTADADYRNNRFPPIVHQSRLEAYKSKSTTRNLMADMLEKLKKEDKDQPEESAAVELSDEGN
- a CDS encoding DUF6702 family protein: MRILLSILLCATTLVAHAHRQHHVWTEVERNPNTGLVEISHRMHMQDALSVLQLAGEDKTSLPVESVEALAEIALYVDRRFAVWPRCQDTKVQSLELVGAGIDDDFIYVFQEMQLTGQLHELVFTSTLLQDIEPYAASFVNLLTPAGQFTYQFAQESPNQQPEVVHCVNTQLTH
- a CDS encoding DUF3604 domain-containing protein is translated as MRTPFIYAAVMAALCSNIPLGALAQDEKQRTLLWGDTHLHTAYSFDAFLFQNRSTDPETAYRYAMGLPVIHPFYKARVQRHRPLDFLVVSDHAELTSIPLRLSQGDPEVSATEFGQFALAKMKEGKGAEVFSMLVHGAAAGESAMVDELQSESIRRTPWRQTAEIADRYNQPGIFSAIIGWEWSSLPGGANLHRIVFMDGDASRAEQFLPFSSTDSMNPEDLWAWLDETQPKVGAEFVSIPHNMNLSKGRSFELTQFDGSPMTPEYAMQRARWETVAEVTQTKGDSETHPMISPNDEFANFETYEFLIGGLQSEQQADLSGNYARPALLNGLKLKQELGVNPFAFGMIGSTDSHTALSSSEENNFHGKQVTDSTPERKMLERAGRVGWDMAASGVAAVWAEENTREAIVAAFKRKEVYATTGTRIGLRVFAGTDFEGADLEASDMVARGYARGVPMGGALTLTDEAPRFMIHASRDVMSAGLDRIQMIKGFVNDKGEAEDRIYDLAGGEDRARLDDGRFEPLPNTVNLNTAEYDRSQGASELRVLWQDPDYIPGQSAVYYVRVLEAATPRHSLLDAVALQEELPERFAKTIQERAYSSPIWVN